One window from the genome of Pyrus communis chromosome 16, drPyrComm1.1, whole genome shotgun sequence encodes:
- the LOC137721275 gene encoding protein trichome birefringence-like 33: MKPRPYSSSAAVFRKARLSPYLFTLLAFVLFVSVLYGADLTCIFGQRQLTTSSDPLVIKTKREKLPFAVGKTDEGCDVFSGRWVFDESTRPLYKESECPYIQPQLTCQEHGRPDKDYQKWRWQPHGCDLPSFNATLMLETIRGKRMMFAGDSLNRGQYVSMICLLHKLIPDDAKSMETFDSDSRTVFTAKTYNATIEFYWAPFLLESNSDNAIVHRISDRVVRKGSINKHGKHWKGVDVLVFNTYLWWMTGFEFKILLGSFNDEVKDIVKLPTTEAYRMAMKTMLRWVRKNMDPKKTRVFFTSMSPSHGNGIEWGGEPGGNCYNQTTLIEDPNYWGSDSRKNIMEVIGDVFSKSKVPISFLNITQLSNYRKDAHTSIYKKQWSPLTPEQIANPVSYADCVHWCLPGLQDTWNELLFAKLFYP; this comes from the exons ATGAAGCCACGGCCGTACTCCTCCTCCGCCGCCGTCTTCCGCAAGGCTAGACTCTCTCCCTACCTCTTCACCCTCCTCGCCTTCGTCCTCTTCGTCTCCGTCCTCTACGGCGCGGACCTCACCTGCATTTTCGGCCAGCGTCAACTCACTACCAGCTCCGACCCACTCGTTATCAAAACC AAGAGGGAGAAGCTGCCGTTCGCCGTCGGCAAGACCGACGAAGGGTGCGACGTGTTCAGCGGGAGGTGGGTTTTTGACGAGTCGACTCGGCCGCTTTACAAGGAATCGGAGTGCCCGTACATTCAGCCGCAGCTGACCTGCCAAGAACACGGGCGGCCCGACAAGGACTACCAGAAATGGCGGTGGCAGCCCCACGGCTGCGATCTTCCCAG CTTCAATGCCACATTGATGCTCGAGACGATACGAGGGAAGCGGATGATGTTCGCTGGAGATTCTCTGAACCGGGGTCAGTATGTTTCCATGATTTGTCTTCTCCACAAGCTCATCCCGGATGATGCCAAATCCATGGAAACCTTCGACTCAGACTCGCGAACTGTTTTCACAGCCAAG ACATACAATGCCACAATCGAGTTCTATTGGGCGCCGTTTCTGCTTGAATCAAACTCGGATAATGCTATCGTCCATAGGATATCTGACAGGGTTGTTAGGAAAGGGTCGATCAATAAGCACGGCAAACATTGGAAGGGCGTTGATGTATTGGTGTTCAATACTTATCTGTGGTGGATGACCGGCTTCGAATTTAAAATATT acTAGGTTCCttcaatgatgaagtgaaagaTATTGTGAAGCTGCCAACGACAGAGGCTTATCGTATGGCGATGAAAACTATGTTAAGATGGGTGCGGAAGAACATGGACCCCAAGAAGACAAGGGTCTTTTTCACTAGCATGTCACCTTCTCATGGAAA TGGTATAGAATGGGGAGGTGAACCAGGAGGTAACTGTTACAACCAGACTACTTTGATTGAGGATCCAAACTACTGGGGTTCAGATTCCCGGAAAAACATAATGGAGGTAATTGGAGATGTATTCAGCAAATCGAAGGTGCCCATTTCTTTTCTCAACATCACGCAACTCTCAAACTATCGCAAGGACGCCCACACATCAATCTACAAGAAGCAGTGGTCCCCTCTGACTCCCGAGCAAATAGCCAACCCTGTTAGCTATGCCGATTGCGTGCATTGGTGTTTGCCTGGCCTTCAAGATACTTGGAACGAGCTTCTGTTCGCCAAACTTTTCTATCCTTGA
- the LOC137720797 gene encoding uncharacterized protein — protein sequence MEVRLGFLKWVAVILTILDRVNSVSGSCHFSFVDDNKLYNYTLDSPIPFFPHGVQSEDGFYKVAANETVLWFQLCNGMIFNHDPPRCVDCRDCGGASRCGMGCSALVANNIGGYYVCTTIGRASSIDMNIIDRKNPNTGVIVKMSSSGLKFNCSLSVSVICDPNRVQGPHSLEKTGKCDYATVLTHPSGCAKIEHVHGRGWGWLGTLGIIILCLFGAYLLVGAGYRYIKLGVRGIHIIPNLDFWTSLPQSTQSLFASLMHKFRGSSHGHRSTYSPVDF from the exons ATGGAAGTCCGACTCGGTTTTCTGAAATGGGTTGCAGTCATCTTAACGATTCTGGACCGAGTTAACTCGGTCTCCGGTAGCTGCCATTTCAGTTTCGTCGACGATAACAAGCTCTACAACTACACTCTGGACTCTCCCATCCCTTTCTTCCCTCATGGCGTCCAAAGCGAAGAtgg GTTCTACAAGGTGGCAGCAAATGAGACTGTGCTCTGGTTTCAG CTTTGCAATGGAATGATTTTCAATCACGACCCACCTAGATGTGTTGATTGCCGG GATTGTGGGGGCGCATCGCGCTGTGGCATGGGTTGTAGTGCGCTTGTGGCAAACAACATAGGAG GTTACTATGTGTGCACTACCATTGGGCGTGCCTCAAGCATTGACATGAACATAATTG ACAGGAAGAATCCTAACACCGGTGTCATTGTTAAGATGTCAAGTAGTGGCCTAAAGTTCAACTGTTCGCTCTCTGTGTCTGTGATTTGTGATCCCAATAGAGTTCAG GGGCCACATTCACTTGAGAAAACTGGGAAATGCGACTAT GCTACAGTATTGACACATCCTTCTGGCTGTGCCAAGATTGAACACGTGCATGGGAGAGGGTGGGGCTGGCTTGGTACCTTAGGAATCAT AATCTTATGCCTTTTTGGAGCTTATCTGCTGGTTGGGGCAGGTTATCGATATATCAAACTTGGAGTTCGTGGAATACAC ATTATACCAAACTTGGACTTTTGGACCAGCTTACCTCAAAGTACACAG AGTTTGTTTGCATCCTTAATGCACAAATTTAGGGGCTCTTCTCATGGTCATCGAAGTACCTATTCTCCTGTCGACTTTTGA
- the LOC137720541 gene encoding DEAD-box ATP-dependent RNA helicase 18-like produces the protein MDADSFNPSSALSDTRFSDLKPPLSEPVLEALSQGGFEFCTPVQAATIPLLCSFKDVAVDAATGSGKTLAFVVPMVEILRRVSTTPKPQEVMGMIISPTRELSSQIYNVAKPFISTLPNFKCVLLVGGGQVKSDMKQIEEEGANLLIGTPGRLFDIMERIDGLDLRNLEILILDEADRLLDMGFQKQLNDIMSRLPKLRRTGLFSATQTEAVEELARAGLRNPVRVEVRAETKSSDSALRKKLASSKTPSGLALEYLECEADKKPSQLVDLLVKNKSNKTIVYFMTCACVDYWGLVLPLLGPLKGFPLIALHGKMKQAARDKALASFTSLSSGVLLCTDVAARGLDIPGVDCIVQYDTPQDPNVFVHRVGRTARMGRQGSAIVFLLPKEEAYVEFLRIRRVPLQERKCSDDVADVVPQIRSAAKKDRDVMEKGLRAFVSYMRAYKEHHCSYIFRWKELEVGKLGMGFGLLQLPAMPEVKHHSLSTEGFIPVEDINLEEIKFKDKSREKQRKRNLQSKKEARQQEPKPQKTKKIPNPSDAAMRKKTGKQRRAIQSAEDEDELAREYRLLKKLKKGAIDESEFAKLTGTEDLI, from the exons ATGGACGCCGACTCTTTCAACCCCAGCAGCGCCTTGAGCGACACCCGCTTCTCCGACCTCAAGCCGCCGCTCTCCGAACCGGTTCTCGAAGCCCTATCCCAAGGCGGGTTCGAGTTCTGCACTCCCGTTCAAGCCGCCACAATCCCCTTACTATGCAGCTTCAAGGACGTGGCGGTGGACGCCGCCACTGGTTCAGGCAAAACCCTAGCCTTCGTGGTCCCGATGGTGGAGATACTCCGGCGAGTTTCAACCACTCCAAAACCTCAAGAG gtgatgGGAATGATTATATCTCCGACTAGGGAGCTGTCTTCGCAGATATACAATGTAGCGAAACCCTTCATTTCGACGCTGCCGAATTTCAAGTGCGTCCTTTTGGTTGGTGGAGGCCAAGTGAAATCAGACATGAAACAAATCGAAGAGGAAGGAGCCAACTTGTTGATCGGCACGCCGGGAAGACTATTCGACATTATGGAACGCATTGATGGCTTGGATTTGCGGAACCTTGAG attttgatcTTAGATGAGGCCGATAGGCTATTGGATATGGGGTTCCAGAAGCAGTTAAATGACATTATGTCTCGATTACCGAAGCTTCGTAGAACTGGTCTGTTTTCAGCTACCCAAACTGAGGCAGTTGAAGAGCTGGCCAGAGCAGGACTAAGGAATCCTGTGAGGGTTGAAGTACGAGCTGAaacaaaatcgagtgattcGGCGTTAAGGAAAAAATTAGCCTCTTCTAAAACACCTTCTGGCCTTGCCCTTGAG TATCTGGAGTGTGAGGCAGACAAAAAACCGTCACAGCTTGTGGATCTTCTTGTTAAGAATAAGTCTAACAAGACCATAGT ATACTTCATGACTTGTGCTTGTGTTGACTACTGGGGACTTGTTCTTCCATTGCTTGGTCCTTTGAAGGGTTTCCCTTTGATTGCTCTACATGGGAAGATGAAGCAG GCCGCAAGGGACAAAGCTTTGGCCTCATTTACATCTCTCTCAAGCGGCGTCCTTCTGTGTACTGATGTTGCTGCACGTGGGCTCGACATTCCAGGCGTTGACTGTATAGTGCAG TATGATACCCCTCAAGATCCAAATGTGTTCGTGCATAGAGTTGGCCGAACAGCTCGTATGGGTAGACAAGGAAGTgcgattgtttttctattgccAAAG GAGGAAGCTTATGTAGAATTCCTACGGATAAGAAGAGTTCCTCTACAAGAAAGGAAATGCTCTGATGATGTTGCTGATGTTGTTCCTCAG ATCCGATCAGCCGCAAAAAAGGACCGCGATGTTATGGAAAAGGGGCTCAGAGCATTTGTTTCTTACATGCGTGCATATAAAGAACATCACTGCTCTTACATTTTCAG GTGGAAGGAACTTGAAGTCGGGAAATTGGGCATGGGATTCGGACTACTGCAGCTCCCTGCAATGCCTGAGGTAAAGCACCACTCGCTTTCCACAGAGGGTTTCATCCCTGTTGAAGACATCAACTTGGAGGAGATCAAATTTAA GGATAAATCTCGcgagaaacaaagaaagaggaatctacaatcGAAGAAAGAAGCAAGACAGCAAGAACCGAAAcctcaaaaaaccaaaaagatcCCAAATCCTTCAGATGCTGCAATGAGGAAGAAAACGGGTAAGCAGAGGCGTGCTATCCAGTCagctgaagatgaagatgagttGGCAAGAGAATACCGGTTGCTAAAGAAGCTCAAAAAGGGGGCTATCGACGAAAGTGAATTTGCGAAGTTAACAGGAACAGAAGACTTGATTTGA